The following proteins are encoded in a genomic region of Dokdonia donghaensis DSW-1:
- a CDS encoding glycoside hydrolase family 5 protein, producing MKLQLHKYILPILISISSLACSDNETPETTNQNLPEDENPVADTSIDIPGAIRDISSTTLVAEMGIGWNLGNSLDVENADKTAWGNPLPSQAVIDKVYEMGFRTLRVPITWVYDQQSTAPYTVNEDFMTQVQETVNYGISKDMHVIIDVHHDNAWLRPTTEDAPAAKERLASLWTQIADRFKSYGDKLIFETLNENRLLNSPEEWSGGTEEGRTILNEYHQTALNAIRATGGNNLGRHIMISTYAASTTPAAMDGLVLPEDDHLIVSLHTYFPWPFTGQEDGTANWGTDEEKAQLENEFDYIREKWIVQQGRPVILGEWGAIDRDNTSTREAYMQFYVEQSLARGLLPIVWDDGGNFRLLDRSNLEWHFPTLAETIIEVSN from the coding sequence ATGAAACTACAGCTGCACAAGTACATCTTACCTATACTTATAAGTATAAGCTCGCTGGCCTGCTCTGACAACGAAACGCCAGAAACAACAAATCAAAATCTTCCAGAAGATGAAAACCCTGTGGCAGATACAAGTATAGACATACCAGGTGCTATAAGAGACATCTCATCTACAACACTTGTTGCCGAAATGGGTATAGGATGGAATCTTGGTAATAGCCTAGATGTAGAAAATGCAGATAAAACCGCCTGGGGAAACCCATTACCCTCACAAGCTGTTATAGATAAGGTATACGAGATGGGCTTTAGAACACTAAGAGTACCTATCACGTGGGTATACGACCAGCAGTCTACAGCACCATATACTGTTAATGAAGATTTTATGACTCAAGTGCAAGAGACAGTAAATTATGGAATAAGTAAGGATATGCACGTTATTATAGACGTGCATCACGATAATGCCTGGTTACGTCCTACTACAGAAGATGCACCGGCCGCAAAAGAACGACTAGCAAGTTTATGGACACAAATAGCAGATCGATTTAAGAGTTATGGTGACAAACTCATCTTTGAAACACTTAATGAAAATAGACTTCTTAACTCTCCAGAAGAGTGGTCTGGCGGTACAGAAGAGGGAAGAACAATCCTCAATGAGTATCACCAGACAGCGCTTAATGCTATAAGAGCTACTGGAGGCAACAACCTAGGTCGTCACATTATGATAAGTACCTATGCAGCAAGTACAACACCCGCGGCGATGGATGGACTTGTACTGCCAGAAGATGACCACCTTATAGTTTCTTTACACACCTATTTTCCTTGGCCATTTACGGGTCAAGAAGATGGCACAGCAAACTGGGGAACAGATGAAGAGAAAGCACAACTCGAAAATGAATTTGACTACATTAGAGAAAAATGGATTGTACAACAAGGACGTCCTGTAATATTAGGCGAGTGGGGCGCTATAGACAGAGATAACACAAGCACTAGAGAAGCCTATATGCAGTTTTATGTTGAGCAAAGTTTAGCACGTGGTCTATTACCTATAGTTTGGGATGACGGAGGGAATTTTAGACTCTTAGATAGATCAAATCTAGAGTGGCACTTCCCTACCCTAGCAGAAACTATAATTGAAGTAAGTAACTAG
- a CDS encoding HlyD family secretion protein codes for MLNISENQLNKKVDIRGYSAFAKAQKKQHFKYFNRFLVAFAIIGVIILFLPWTQNVTGKGFVTTLTPDQRPQTIQSQIPGRIEQWFVREGDYVKKGDTILRISEIKNEYQDPLLAERTRQQRDAKSNAVGSYKSKVQALVNQLGALQRERSLKLQQAENKLKQARYKVQSDSIDLVAARTNRDIAQTQYDRTATLQSEGLKSTAEVEDKRLKLQETEAKLISQENKLLASQNEVLNATLEISRTQATYAEKISKAQSDKFTASSAQYDTEAQVSKLDNASTNYEIRSTLQYVVAPQNGYINKAIKAGIGETFKEGEQLVGIMPSDYDLAVETFVRPIDLPLIHTGESIRVQFDGWPAIVFSGWPDASFGTYGGTVVAVETFISSNGKFRVLIAPDPEAESWPKNVRVGSGAQTIALLNDVPIWYELWRQLNGFPADYYLPDGKEPVKDKK; via the coding sequence ATGCTTAATATATCTGAAAATCAACTTAACAAGAAGGTGGATATACGTGGGTATTCCGCTTTCGCGAAAGCGCAAAAAAAACAGCACTTTAAGTACTTTAATAGATTTCTCGTGGCCTTTGCCATTATAGGCGTGATTATCCTCTTTTTACCCTGGACTCAAAATGTTACAGGAAAAGGATTTGTAACCACTCTCACACCAGACCAAAGACCGCAAACCATACAGTCTCAAATACCGGGACGTATAGAACAATGGTTTGTACGCGAGGGAGATTATGTAAAGAAGGGCGACACTATACTGCGCATTTCTGAAATAAAAAATGAATATCAAGATCCTCTTCTTGCCGAAAGAACTAGACAGCAGCGTGATGCAAAAAGTAATGCCGTAGGCTCTTATAAATCTAAAGTACAAGCGCTAGTAAATCAGCTAGGGGCTTTACAGCGTGAGCGCAGTTTAAAACTACAACAGGCAGAAAATAAACTTAAACAAGCACGCTACAAGGTGCAAAGTGATAGTATAGACCTAGTAGCTGCAAGAACAAATAGAGATATTGCTCAAACACAGTACGACCGTACCGCAACATTACAATCTGAAGGTTTAAAAAGTACAGCAGAGGTAGAAGATAAGCGCCTTAAATTACAAGAGACAGAGGCAAAACTTATCTCTCAAGAAAATAAGTTACTAGCGAGTCAAAATGAGGTGCTTAATGCAACCCTAGAAATTTCTAGAACACAAGCTACCTATGCCGAAAAAATAAGTAAAGCTCAGAGTGATAAATTTACAGCCTCCTCTGCGCAGTATGACACAGAAGCACAGGTAAGCAAACTAGACAATGCATCTACTAATTATGAGATACGTAGCACATTACAATATGTAGTTGCTCCTCAAAATGGATATATAAACAAGGCCATAAAAGCAGGTATAGGAGAAACTTTTAAAGAAGGAGAGCAACTGGTAGGCATTATGCCATCCGACTATGACCTAGCTGTAGAGACTTTTGTAAGACCTATAGACTTACCACTCATACATACCGGTGAGAGTATACGTGTACAATTTGACGGATGGCCGGCTATCGTATTTAGTGGGTGGCCAGATGCTTCTTTCGGGACCTATGGAGGTACCGTGGTGGCTGTCGAAACTTTTATAAGTAGTAACGGAAAATTTAGAGTTCTTATCGCTCCAGATCCAGAGGCCGAAAGCTGGCCAAAAAACGTTCGTGTAGGCTCCGGCGCACAAACTATTGCTTTACTCAATGATGTACCTATCTGGTATGAACTATGGAGGCAGCTCAATGGTTTCCCTGCAGACTATTATTTACCAGATGGAAAAGAACCTGTAAAAGATAAAAAGTAA
- a CDS encoding TolC family protein, translating into MRLNTFIILTSLLSLFTTVSHAQENVSTLENTFTFEEFIGYVKQHHPLIKQAELVLTTGEANLLKARGGFDPKIEVDYDRKKFKGTEYYDQLNATFKIPTWYGIELKGNFEENTGEFLNPNLTVPEDGLYSAGVSFSLAQGLLINDRMATLKKARFFEQQTQADRDLLVNNLIFEGSLAYFDWLEAENEKRIYTTFLKNATTRRKAVERSVEEGDKAAIDITEARITEQNRRLNLEAATLKAQKARLVVSNFLWLDGIPLEINETVNPVFPDLTVLDASLLLAGITDVSVFMANHPKLRSLDAKINSLEVDRFLKKNKLLPKVNLQYNFLTPDGDQLNSLNTANYKAFVDVSFPIFLRKERGDLRLAKIKVQDAEYERSASTLSIQNKLEATQAEITSLATQNTLIANIVTDYEALVKAEERKFFLGGSSLFLINSREQKLIDSRLKSNALLVKQLTAKAKLYNAAGL; encoded by the coding sequence ATGAGATTAAACACTTTCATTATATTAACAAGCTTGTTAAGTCTGTTTACTACTGTGAGTCACGCTCAAGAGAATGTCTCAACCCTAGAAAACACTTTTACTTTTGAAGAGTTTATAGGCTATGTCAAGCAGCACCACCCACTTATTAAACAGGCAGAGCTTGTACTTACTACTGGCGAGGCAAACTTACTTAAAGCTCGAGGGGGATTTGACCCCAAAATTGAGGTAGACTACGACCGCAAGAAGTTTAAAGGGACTGAGTACTACGACCAGCTCAATGCTACTTTTAAAATTCCTACGTGGTACGGGATAGAGCTTAAAGGAAATTTTGAAGAAAATACTGGAGAGTTTCTCAATCCTAACCTTACCGTACCAGAAGATGGACTGTACAGTGCTGGTGTATCTTTTTCTCTTGCACAAGGTCTTCTCATTAATGATCGTATGGCCACACTCAAAAAGGCTCGCTTTTTTGAACAACAAACACAGGCAGATAGGGACTTGCTGGTCAATAATCTCATATTTGAAGGAAGTCTGGCCTATTTTGACTGGCTAGAGGCAGAAAATGAAAAACGTATCTACACCACCTTTTTAAAAAATGCAACGACTAGACGTAAAGCAGTAGAGCGCAGTGTAGAAGAGGGTGATAAGGCCGCTATAGATATTACCGAAGCTCGTATTACAGAGCAAAACAGACGACTCAATCTCGAAGCCGCAACACTCAAAGCGCAAAAAGCTCGCCTTGTGGTGAGTAACTTTTTATGGCTAGACGGTATCCCATTAGAAATAAATGAGACAGTAAACCCAGTGTTTCCAGACCTTACGGTACTTGATGCCTCACTCCTACTAGCTGGTATCACAGACGTCTCAGTTTTTATGGCAAACCACCCTAAATTGAGAAGTCTAGACGCAAAAATCAATAGTTTAGAAGTAGATAGATTTCTTAAGAAAAATAAGCTTTTACCTAAGGTAAACTTGCAATACAACTTCTTAACTCCAGATGGAGACCAACTCAATAGTCTCAATACGGCAAACTATAAGGCCTTTGTAGATGTAAGCTTCCCTATATTTTTACGTAAAGAACGTGGAGACCTTAGGCTTGCAAAAATAAAGGTACAAGATGCAGAGTATGAGCGTAGCGCAAGCACCCTTTCTATACAAAACAAACTAGAAGCCACACAGGCAGAAATCACATCTCTGGCTACCCAAAATACACTTATTGCAAATATCGTAACAGATTATGAAGCACTTGTAAAGGCCGAAGAACGTAAATTCTTTTTAGGAGGTAGCTCACTCTTTCTTATCAACTCACGCGAGCAAAAGCTTATAGATTCAAGACTCAAGTCTAACGCACTACTGGTAAAACAACTCACTGCTAAGGCCAAGTTATACAACGCTGCAGGATTATAA